From one Blastocatellia bacterium genomic stretch:
- the cas2 gene encoding CRISPR-associated endonuclease Cas2, with amino-acid sequence MDVLVAYDVATDTKAGERRLRQVAQICKDFGQRVQKSVFECSVNDMQLEQLRHRLLQCMDQQKDSLRIYRLVEPRERYVEVYGKSDYVDFDAPLVV; translated from the coding sequence GCTCGTGGCTTATGACGTGGCAACAGATACCAAAGCAGGAGAGCGCCGCCTTCGTCAGGTCGCGCAAATTTGCAAAGACTTCGGTCAACGAGTGCAGAAATCGGTGTTCGAGTGTTCAGTCAATGACATGCAACTTGAGCAGCTCCGACATCGCTTGCTTCAGTGCATGGATCAGCAAAAAGATAGCCTGCGGATTTATAGACTTGTGGAGCCCAGGGAACGCTATGTCGAGGTGTATGGTAAAAGCGATTACGTGGATTTCGACGCCCCGCTTGTGGTCTGA